Genomic segment of Deinococcus radiopugnans ATCC 19172:
ACCCCACCATCCGCATCGACGCCTTCTCGCCGGAAGAAGTGCTGTTCATGGAAAAGACCTTCGGCCTGGAGCTGGACGCGTTGCTGGACACCCTGATCGAGGCGGGGCTGGACGGCTTGCCCGGCGCCGGCGGCGAGATTCTCGAAGACGACGTGCGGGCCAGGGCTGCCCCCGCCCGCATCCGCAGCGAGGACTGGTTTCGCATCATCGACGCCGCGCAGCGCAAGGGGCTGTACACGATTGCCACCATGGTGATCGGCTTCGGCGAGACCTTCGCCCAGCGCGCCAGCCACCTGCTGAAGATCCGCGAGCAGCAGGACAAGGCCAACCGCGAGTACAGCGGCAACGGCTTTTCAGGCTTCGCGATGTGGACCCTGCAGACCGAGCACACCCGGCTGCACGGCAAGGCGCCCGGCGCCACCGCCCACGAGTACCTGCAGCAACTGGCCGTGGCCCGCATCGCGCTGGACAACCTGCACAACATTCAGGCCTCGTGGCCCGCACAGGGCTTCAAGGTGGCGCAGGCGGCGCTGTACTACGGCGCGAACGACCTGGGGTCCACCATGCTGGAGGAAAACGTGGTCTCGGCGGCAGGCGGCGGCGGGCGTCACAAGGCCACCGTGCGCGAACTGGTGCGAATCGCGGTGGATGCCGGCTTTACCCCGGCCATCCGCAACAGCCGGTTCGAGATCATCGAGTGGCCGGACGTGGACGCCGAGCTGGGCCGTCACGCCTCCAATCCGGAGGAGGCCCGTGCAGTGGGGGCTGGGGCCGCGCTGGCGGCTGGTTAAGCCATGCTGGCGCTGGCCGTCGTCATCTGTGAGTGCGGTCCAGTTGGGGCCGCGGAGGAGGGTTCGCTCGCCGCATCGGCGCCTGTCCCGGACGCTGGGGAATTGCTGATGCCCGCCCAGCCCAGTCCCTGGCAGGCCGAGGCCCGCTTCATGGTGGCCAACGCGGACGAACTGCTGGAACTCCTGGAGGTGGCGGGGGTGGCGAACCGCGCCCATCCGCCGCAGCTCAGCACCGTGGTGAGCGCCGATCTGCTGTTCGAGGACGGCGACATCACCGGCGAAACCTGGCTGACCCGTTCTGACTTGGCCCTGCTGGGCGCTCATGCCGCGCCGGAGATGGGGGAGCGGATCAACGCCTGGGATGCGTTTTCAAGAGTGTTTGAGGACGCCGGGCATGCTACCCGGCTGATCGTGTGGTTTATCCGCTGAGCGCGCGGGCCGTGGGCCAGGACCGCCCGGGTTGAACCGCCTCCCTCTTGACTTCCGGCTTGACTGCCCGACAGCTGAGCAGGCAGCTGTGCGGTGGTGGCCTCATCGTCCCGGACGCTGGCGTGACCACCAGAGGTCCTCTGGCGTGTTGAACAATGCGTAGTGGGCAGTCAAGAGTCACTCCACCCGTTGGCTCCTGGCCGCCGCGCTCCACCGTCCCACAGCGTAAGCCGCCCTGATGGCGGCCCAGTTCCCGCGTGTTTACGGAGGCGCCCCCGCTGCTTCCCGGTCTGGTTGCGCGGCGGCGGCCAGCCAGGTGCCGTGGCGGGCCAGAATGACGTTGAAGCCTGGCACGCGGGCGACCGTCAGATCCTGCAGGGCCAGTGGGGCGTGCCCCGGCATGATCGCCGACCATTCCCGGCGAAAATCACGCCGCAGGGTCAGGGCGCGGGCGCCGAACTGCAACGACAGCGGTGGATCGTCGCGCAGCTCCACGCAAATGCCCGACGTGTCTGACGGCAGGGTGACGCGGGTCTGTTTCAGGGCGGCGGGCAGGGGCTCACGGTGGTGGACGGCGATGTCGAGCGCCCCGGCCAGCCGGTCTTCCCAGTCGCCGGTCAGCCACAGTGGCCGCGCCGCACTGCGCAGGATGTCGAGAATTTCTTGGGTGCTGTGCGGGGTCAACTGGGCGCACAGCGCCTCGGCCCCTTTGCGGGCGAAGTCCAGCAGGGCCGCGGGCGAGGCCAGGGTGTATTTGGCCGCGCTGCTGGCGGTCAGGCCAGCCGGATCCACGCGCCCCTCGCGCAGCAGTTGCGCGGCGGCGCGGCCCAGCCGGAGGGCGGCATAGGACTCGGCCGGGTCCAGCAGCAGCGCGACCGCCCGCCCCAGCGCGAGCAGACGGCTCAGGTCCGCCTGCGGGTCGGTGTGGGCGCGCAGCAGCAGGTACGCGCCGCTTACAAAGGCCCGGAACTGGAGGTGGGGCAGCTCCAGGGTGACGCGGCGTTCGGCGGGGTCGGCCTGGGGTTGCAGCAAGGTGATCTGGTTGCCGGCCTGCAGTTGCCAGTTCTGGCCGATGGCCTGCCACTGGAAGCTGGTGTCCCGCCAGCGCACGCTGGACGCGCCCGGCAGCCAGACCACCAGTTCATCTGCCCCGTCGTCCGGGGCGCGCAGGGCCGTGTGCGGCTGGGTGGCGTAAAGGACGCTGTGGTGGGGCACGCCGCCCAGAGCCGGAGGAGTGCCGCCGGCCAGCAGCGGTCCCAGGCGCTGGCCCAGATCGCGGGCCGCCTGCCGGATGGCCGGACGCTCCCGCGGGTCGCGGGGCGGTTCGAACTGGCTGTGCAGCGCCTGGATCAGCGTGTCCTTGGCCTGGGGGGCCAGCGGTTCGCGCTCGGCGGCCTCAACCCAGGCCCGCAGGACGTCCTCGTCCGGGTGGCGCGGAAAGGGCGTGGCCTGAACCTGCGCCAGGGCCGTTCCCAGCCGCTCGCAGCCGCTGGGCTGCACCAGCAGGTCGACGGTGGCCTCTACCAGCACCTGCAGCACCTGGGGATTGTCCAGATCGGTCAGCGGGTCGTGCAGCCTGGGCACGGCAAATGGCGTCTGTCCGGCCAGGCCCGGCTGCCCGGCCCGCTCGGCATTTTCCAGCGCGGCGTACAGCACCCGCAGGCTCAGCAGGCCGGGTTCGCGCCGCCACGCGGTCATGTGGTCCTGCAGGGCGGCGCGGGCGGCGTCTCCCCAGGCCAGCATCTGCAACTCCTCCCAGGCCCGCGCCTCCTCGGACTCGCTGCTCTGGGCAGCGTCCCACACGGTCGGTTGCGGGGGAGCGGGCGGGGCTGCCGGGGGTTTGCTGAGCGTCTTCTGGTGGGCACGGAACTGGCGGTCCGCAGCCAGCAGCCGCCGGTACAGGGCCGACTCCAGCGGCGCGCTCAGCAGTTCCTCGCGCAGATCGGCCAGCGCGCGTCGTCCGCTGCGCGGCACCCGGCCCTGGACCGTATCGGCCACACGGTACTCGTACAGCTCGACCAGTTCCGCCCAGCGCTCGCTGGAGGCTGCAGCAGGAGTCATGCCCACCCCGCCGGCATCACGCCTCATCTGCCGGTCCGGCAGCGAGTGCCTTGTCCGGGCCTGCGGGTCCCGCAACCAGCAGTCGTGACCTGGCTCTTTCCCCTCGTTTCTGGAACACTGCCGGCATCGTCGGTCCACTATGCGCCGCCCACTCATACAAAAAACTGTCTGGCTGTGCCGCGCTGTCCTGGCCTGAAGCCTTTCTTGAGTTGGGGGCGGCCCTTACCATTGCCTGCCCCTGCCGGATGGCACCGTGGGCCATGGCAGACCTTGACCTTTCCATCCCCAAAAGCGTTCAGGACAACGCGAAGAAGGCGCTGAAGCTGCGCGACGAGTATGGTTACGGCGGCACAGATGTCGGCGAGCACATGGCCGAGCAGCTCGCGGACGGCGGCCGGCTGACCGAGGACGAGGTGCGCCACGTCTCGCAATACTTTCCGCGCCACGCCGGGGACAATCTGGATGAGACCGGCGAGGACGGTGAGAAGCCTTCACGTGGCTACATCGCGTGGATGCTGTGGGGCGGCGACGAGGGCCGCAAATGGAGCGAGGGCGTCGTGAAGAAGCTCGACGAGCGCGACGAGAAAGAGAAGAAGGACTGATGCGGGCTCCGATTGAAAGGTGTTGAAAACACCTGGAAATCCGAGCGAAGCGAGCAGGAGAAAAACGGGTTCCGGACGTGGAGTGTAGAAATCGGAGCTGTCCCGATTTCTACACGAAACAAACGGAATCCGTATCAGCGGGACAAAAAAGAGCGGAGGCCGGAGCGAATGTTGCGCTCCGGCCTCCGCCCTTTGCATCTTCAGTCCTTGTCGGCCTCGTCGTCGAAGTACTCGAAGCGGAAGCTGCCGATTTCCACCGTGTCGCCCTCGCGCGCCCCGGCCCGTCGCAGGGCGTTGTACAGCCCCTGCCGCTTGAACACCGCGCCCAGGTACTCGGCGGCGTCTTCCATGTAGCGCGAGAAGCGCGAGATGCGTTCCTCGAAGCCGCCGCCATGGATTTCCCACACGCGCTCGTTCTCGCCGGTGGTGACGATGCCCACGCCACGGGCCGGCGGATCCTCGCGGAAGGTGACGCTCAGGGCCTCGGCCTGCACCTCGTCCGGCTCGATCTCCAGCGCGTTCTGCTGCGCCCACAGTTCGCGGTCAGGCAGCATCTGGAACAGCGTTTCGCGCAGGGCGTCCAGCCCCACGCCCGTCTGGGCACTCACGCGCAGCACGGGCAGGCCGAACTCGGCCAGCTCGTCCTCCACCATCACGCCCAGATCCTCGTCCACCAGCTCGATCTTGTTCAGCGCGATCAGGGCGACGTTCTCCAGCAGGGTGGGATCGTAGGCGCGCAGCTCGGCCTGCAGGGCGCGCATTTCCTCCACCGGGTCACGGGTCACGTCCAGCACGTACACCAGCACCCGCGTGCGGCTGATGTGGCGCAGGAACTCCAGCCCCAGCCCCTTGCCCAAGGAAGCCCCCTCGATGATGCCGGGAATGTCGGCCAGCGTGAAGCGCTCCTCGATGGGGGTGCCGTGCGCGTCCCGGCGATCCACCACGCCCAAAATGGGGGAGAGGGTGGTAAACGGGTACTCGGCAATCGCCGGATTGGCCCGCGAGAGGGCCGCCAGCAGGCTGCTCTTGCCCGCGTTGGGGTAGCCCACCAGCCCAACGTCCGCGATCAGGCGCAGCTCCAGCCTGACCCGGCGTTTCTGCCCCAGCGTGCCCAATTCGGCGAAGCGCGGGGCCTGCCGGGTGCTGCTGGCAAAGGTGCTGTTGCCGCGTCCGCCGTAGCCGCCGCGCGCAATCACCTTTTCCTGGCCGACGCGTACCAGATCGGCGATGACCTTGCCGCTGTCCTCGTCGAAGGCGGTGGTGCCCACCGGCACGTCGATGTACACGTCCTCGCCGTCGCCGCCCTGGCGCAGCCGGCCCTCGCCGTACGCGCCGTTGGGGGCCTTGAACTTGCGGCGGCCCACCAGCCGCTCCAACGACTCCACGCCCTCGATGGCCCGCAGAATGATGCTGCCCCCGCGTCCGCCGTGGCCGCCGTCCGGGCCGCCCTTTTCCATGTATTTGGCCCGGTGGAAACTCATGCTGCCGTCGCCACCGTTGCCCGCATTGACCTCAATATTCAGTACATCTCGAAACGCCACAACCCAACTCCTTTGCGCGGTATGCAGAACACGGGTTTGACCCGTCTGCCCGCAAATCCACGGCCCTTTTGTCTGAGAACCGCCGCGCCTTCATGCCCGCACTGCGAGAACGGACGCGGCGAAGGGGGCCGCAACATCACAGAGCAGCTTATCAGGGTGCGGGGAAGCGCGGGAGAGGTGGAGTGAAGGGGAGGCCACGGCGGTGACTCTGCGCCTTCGGTCTTGGAGGCCTGGCCGATGCCCGCGCTGCTTCCCCTGCCTCACGGTTCTTTAGAGAGCCTTTCCCGCCCTAGCCCCACCCCGCCCTGACCTGCTAGAATATCCCGTTTCAGAGCGGAGAGACTGGCACCTCTTACGCAATAGGCAGAATCCCGCGCGGCCCGTTTCGACGTGCTGACCGCGCTTTTCAACCAAAGAAGGGAGCGACCTACCTTGCAGAATAATCTTGTGGTGCGCGGCGCGAAGGAACACAACCTCAAAGACATCACCGTGGAGCTGCCGCGCGATCAATTTATCGTGATCACCGGCGTTTCGGGCAGCGGCAAGAGCACGCTGGCCTTCGACACCATCTACGCGGAGGGCCAGCGCCGTTACGTGGAAAGCCTGTCAGCCTACGCGCGGCAGTTCCTGGGCCTGATGGAAAAGCCGGACGTGGAGAGCATCACGGGTCTGTCCCCGGCCATCTCCATCGATCAGCGCACCACCAGCCACAACCCGCGCAGCACGGTGGGCACCGTCACCGAGATTCACGATTACCTCAGGTTGCTGTACGCCCGCGTCGGCACGCCGTACTGCCCGATCTGTGGGCGCAAAATTGAAAAACAGAGTCCCAGCGAGATTACGGATCGGCTGATCACCGAATTTGCCGACAAGCGCGCCATTCTGCTGGCTCCCGTCGTGCGTGGGCGCAAGGGCGAGTACCGCAAGCTGTTCGGTGACTTGCGCCGTGAGGGCTTTGCCCGCGTGCGGGTGGACGGCACGCTGTACGAACTGGACGAGGCCGAGAAGCTGAAGCTGGAGAAGTTCGAGAAGCACGACGTGGACGTGGTGATTGACCGCGTGACCCTGCGCGAGACGGATCGCAGCCGAATTGCCGAGAGCGTGGAGCTGGGCCTGCGGCGCGGCGAGAGCCTGCTGCGCGTGTTGCTGCCCGACGGGGGAGAGAACGGCGAGGCGCACGAGGAGCTGTACTCAGAGAAGTTCGCCTGCCCCGAACACGGCAGCGTGCTGGAGGAACTCGAACCGCGCTCCTTCTCCTTCAACTCCCCCTACGGCGCGTGCGGCGACTGCGCGGGCCTGGGCAGCAAGAACGAGTTTGCGCCCGAGCTGGTGATCGACGACAAGCTGAGCGTCGCGGAAGGCGCGATCCTGCCGTGGAGCAAGAAGGGCACCGGCGGCGGCATCTACTACTGGGACAAGTTGCAGGCGCTGGCCGAACACCTGGAGTTCAACCTCAAGACCCCATGGCGGGAGCTGTCCGCTGCGGCCCAAAAGGCCATTCTGCACGGCCCCGGTCAGCCGTTCGAGGTGGTCTACCGCCGGAACGGCAAGGAAACCATGCGCTTCATGACCGAATTCGAGGGCGTGATTCCCAATCTGGAACGCCGCTACGCCGACACCGAATCGGACTTCATGCGCGAGAAGCTCGAAGAGCTGATGGAACTCAGCCCCTGCCCCACCTGCGGCGGCACCCGCTACAAGCCCGAGATTCTGGCGGTGCGCGTGGGCGGCCTGAACATCGCCCAGGTGGGCGGCATGAGCGTGCTGGAGGCCGACGCCTTCTTCGGGGGGTTGCAGGACGGCAAGCTGGATCACGACGCCATCGCGCCCTACCTGAAGGGCCACCTGGGCGGCACGGCCCGCGCCCACGCCCCCCGGCATTACGAGTACGCGCTGAACGCCTTCGGGGCGGCGGTGGCGGTGCCTGTCCTGAAGGCCATTCGCACCCGCTTGAAGTTCATGGTGGACGTGGGCCTGGATTACCTGTCCCTAGACCGCACCGCCAACACGCTGTCCGGCGGCGAGGCCCAGCGCATCCGCCTCGCCACCCAGGTGGGATCGGGGCTGACCGGCGTGCTGTACGTGCTGGACGAACCCAGCATCGGGCTGCACCCCAAGGACAACGGGCGACTCATCGGCACCCTCAAGAACCTGCGCGATCTGGGCAACACGCTGCTGGTGGTGGAACACGACGAGGACACCATGCTGGAGGCCGATTACCTGGTGGATATGGGGCCGGGCGCGGGCGTCCACGGCGGCGAGGTGGTGGCGGTGGGTACGCCGCAGGAGGTCAAGGCCAACCCCGACAGCCTGACCGGCAAATACCTGCGCGGCGAGCTGAAGATCGAGGTGCCCGACAAGCGGCGACGCGGCAACGGCAAGAAGCTCAAGATCTTCGGCGCACGCGAACACAACCTCCAGAACGTGGACGCCGAGATTCCGCTGGGCACCATGACCGTCGTGACTGGGCCGTCGGGCAGCGGCAAAAGTACCCTGATCCACGACATCCTGCACGCCACGCTGGCCCGCGAACTGAACGGCGCCAAGACCACGCCGGGCAGGTATGACCGCATCGAGGGCATGGAGCATCTGGACAAGGTGATCGAGATCGACCAGTCCCCGATTGGCCGCACGCCGCGCAGCAACCCGGCCACCTACACCGGCGTCTTTACCGAGATTCGTGACCTGTTCACCCGCACCAACGAGGCGCGGCGGCGCGGCTATCTGGCCGGGCGCTTCTCGTTCAACGTCAAGGGCGGGCGCTGCGAGCACTGCAAGGGCGACGGCGTGATGAAGATCGAGATGAACTTCCTGCCCGACATCTACGTGCCGTGCGAGGTCTGCAAGGGGGCGCGCTACAACCGCGAAACGCTGGAGGTCAAGTACAACCACAAGACCATCAGCGACGTGCTGGACATGACCGTGGAGGAGGCCCACACCTTCTTCGAGGCGATTCCCAACATTGAGCGCAAGATGCAACTGCTGCTGGACGTGGGCCTGGGCTACATGCGCATCGGGCAGCCCAGCACCACGCTGTCCGGCGGCGAGGCGCAGCGCATCAAGCTGGCCTCCGAGCTGAGCAAGCGGGCCACCGGCAAGACCATCTACATTCTGGACGAACCCACCACCGGACTGCATTTCGAGGACGTCCGCAAGCTGATGGAAGTGCTCGACCGGCTGGTGGAGGGCGGCAACTCGCTGGTGATCATCGAACACAACCTGGACGTGATGAAACGGGCCGATCACATCATCGACCTGGGGCCGGAGGGGGGCGTGCGCGGCGGCACCATTGTCGCCACCGGCACGCCGGAGGAACTCGCGGCGCATCCCACGAGCTATACCGGGGAATACCTGAGCCGGGTGCCGGGCATCGTGCCCGTCAGCGCGGAGAAGGAGGAGCGTGAACTCGTTCTCTCAGCCCCCGCGCGCAAGCCGCGTGCTAAGAAGGGAGCAGCATGACCAAACCGCCCGCGTCCGAGCAGTCTGATCTGCACCCTGAAGCCGTCCAGCCTGCCGGTGAGCCGGTGGCTGCCGAGGTGACGTCCTCGGCGGCGGCAGATGTGGAGCAGACGGTGTTGGCGCGGCCGGACGTGGACCCTGCGGTGAGCCTGTCCAAGACAGCCGGGCCGGCAGAAGAGCTGGGCCGTCCGTCGCCGGCCCGCGCCGCCCCGCCGCTGACCCCGCTGCCCAGCCGGGCCGAGGAGGAGGCCCCCCACCGCACCCGCTTCCTGACCTTTTTGCGGCTGCTGGCCGGGTGGGTGGTATTGGGCGTGCTGGCCTACGTCATGTGGACTCCGGGCGAGTGGCAGAACAGCCTGCTGCTGTGGGTCTTTTTGGTGATCCTGGCCGACGAGTTCGGCGGGTGGTTCGGTTATCTGGGGCTGTTGCTGGGCGGGCT
This window contains:
- the mqnC gene encoding cyclic dehypoxanthinyl futalosine synthase — encoded protein: MTALSPTSPAPVLDKAARGERLNAAEIEALYALPLPDVAGVANALRLERRDPDTVTFLIDRNINYTNICNVGCNFCAFYRTRRQKDSYTLDYQEISAKIVELEEVGGTRILMQGGVNPELGLDYYTGLLRHIKANHPTIRIDAFSPEEVLFMEKTFGLELDALLDTLIEAGLDGLPGAGGEILEDDVRARAAPARIRSEDWFRIIDAAQRKGLYTIATMVIGFGETFAQRASHLLKIREQQDKANREYSGNGFSGFAMWTLQTEHTRLHGKAPGATAHEYLQQLAVARIALDNLHNIQASWPAQGFKVAQAALYYGANDLGSTMLEENVVSAAGGGGRHKATVRELVRIAVDAGFTPAIRNSRFEIIEWPDVDAELGRHASNPEEARAVGAGAALAAG
- a CDS encoding DNA-binding protein; the protein is MADLDLSIPKSVQDNAKKALKLRDEYGYGGTDVGEHMAEQLADGGRLTEDEVRHVSQYFPRHAGDNLDETGEDGEKPSRGYIAWMLWGGDEGRKWSEGVVKKLDERDEKEKKD
- the obgE gene encoding GTPase ObgE codes for the protein MAFRDVLNIEVNAGNGGDGSMSFHRAKYMEKGGPDGGHGGRGGSIILRAIEGVESLERLVGRRKFKAPNGAYGEGRLRQGGDGEDVYIDVPVGTTAFDEDSGKVIADLVRVGQEKVIARGGYGGRGNSTFASSTRQAPRFAELGTLGQKRRVRLELRLIADVGLVGYPNAGKSSLLAALSRANPAIAEYPFTTLSPILGVVDRRDAHGTPIEERFTLADIPGIIEGASLGKGLGLEFLRHISRTRVLVYVLDVTRDPVEEMRALQAELRAYDPTLLENVALIALNKIELVDEDLGVMVEDELAEFGLPVLRVSAQTGVGLDALRETLFQMLPDRELWAQQNALEIEPDEVQAEALSVTFREDPPARGVGIVTTGENERVWEIHGGGFEERISRFSRYMEDAAEYLGAVFKRQGLYNALRRAGAREGDTVEIGSFRFEYFDDEADKD
- the uvrA gene encoding excinuclease ABC subunit UvrA, whose amino-acid sequence is MQNNLVVRGAKEHNLKDITVELPRDQFIVITGVSGSGKSTLAFDTIYAEGQRRYVESLSAYARQFLGLMEKPDVESITGLSPAISIDQRTTSHNPRSTVGTVTEIHDYLRLLYARVGTPYCPICGRKIEKQSPSEITDRLITEFADKRAILLAPVVRGRKGEYRKLFGDLRREGFARVRVDGTLYELDEAEKLKLEKFEKHDVDVVIDRVTLRETDRSRIAESVELGLRRGESLLRVLLPDGGENGEAHEELYSEKFACPEHGSVLEELEPRSFSFNSPYGACGDCAGLGSKNEFAPELVIDDKLSVAEGAILPWSKKGTGGGIYYWDKLQALAEHLEFNLKTPWRELSAAAQKAILHGPGQPFEVVYRRNGKETMRFMTEFEGVIPNLERRYADTESDFMREKLEELMELSPCPTCGGTRYKPEILAVRVGGLNIAQVGGMSVLEADAFFGGLQDGKLDHDAIAPYLKGHLGGTARAHAPRHYEYALNAFGAAVAVPVLKAIRTRLKFMVDVGLDYLSLDRTANTLSGGEAQRIRLATQVGSGLTGVLYVLDEPSIGLHPKDNGRLIGTLKNLRDLGNTLLVVEHDEDTMLEADYLVDMGPGAGVHGGEVVAVGTPQEVKANPDSLTGKYLRGELKIEVPDKRRRGNGKKLKIFGAREHNLQNVDAEIPLGTMTVVTGPSGSGKSTLIHDILHATLARELNGAKTTPGRYDRIEGMEHLDKVIEIDQSPIGRTPRSNPATYTGVFTEIRDLFTRTNEARRRGYLAGRFSFNVKGGRCEHCKGDGVMKIEMNFLPDIYVPCEVCKGARYNRETLEVKYNHKTISDVLDMTVEEAHTFFEAIPNIERKMQLLLDVGLGYMRIGQPSTTLSGGEAQRIKLASELSKRATGKTIYILDEPTTGLHFEDVRKLMEVLDRLVEGGNSLVIIEHNLDVMKRADHIIDLGPEGGVRGGTIVATGTPEELAAHPTSYTGEYLSRVPGIVPVSAEKEERELVLSAPARKPRAKKGAA